A region from the Deltaproteobacteria bacterium genome encodes:
- a CDS encoding response regulator — translation MADRKLLGERLVEAGFLSPEHLQTAVEYQNEHGGRLGDVLVEQGYVSESAMLRFLAAEYNTRYVSTEKLSKVKIPSAILERIPVRMAEGQLLLPILWDDARKVLSVVMAEPQNVEVQIEIQLVSEAASVQAYIATRAAIRAAVRKHYYGDISAFADLEADRPRPRRDQTQPDGQVDDVNRSFSGLSVATQTAPAADTGSIAPTSVRQAVDAVQSASLTTDNDFVETLNVLVGLIEMPRARFKGHSAAVAKLALQICRRMNLGQRETNHIVMAAYLHDLGKKEDLHLTLPGISELDLFRKEAKRYYRTPLRLMEAVRLPNPVNTILGQLYEAWDGSGVPEGTAGASITLGARIIAAVDAYEDFIRVPREGESEPLDRDAALREVQAYAGTVLDPQVVELLRETLTGDLMRRRLLAQGQHILIVDPDPENASLLELKLSQRGYVVSLARDYDTAMEIAEDGTDLVIAEANLPDRDGFTLLETLREKPWGRSIPFVFLTAEDNPTAVEKGLRLGAADYVVKPYAVVVFLAKIKRILEAYGESEARNKSIRGTLDEIKLEDIVSILGDAGRSGQIHVEGKNRSGEIFLDRGRVVNAVFESIRGEEAFTGILTIRRGRFTFNPQVEVLDRAMDEAAEEILGRAKERLARGSKG, via the coding sequence ATGGCTGACCGAAAACTCCTGGGCGAGCGTCTGGTCGAGGCGGGATTTCTCTCGCCGGAGCACCTTCAGACAGCCGTGGAGTACCAGAACGAGCACGGCGGTCGGCTGGGAGACGTCCTGGTGGAGCAGGGCTACGTCTCCGAGTCGGCCATGCTCCGCTTCCTGGCAGCCGAGTACAACACTCGCTACGTCAGCACCGAGAAGCTCTCCAAGGTGAAGATCCCCTCCGCCATCCTGGAGCGGATCCCCGTCCGGATGGCCGAGGGCCAGCTGCTGCTGCCGATCCTCTGGGACGACGCGCGCAAGGTGCTCTCGGTGGTCATGGCCGAGCCCCAGAACGTCGAGGTCCAGATCGAGATCCAGCTGGTCTCGGAGGCCGCCTCGGTGCAGGCCTACATCGCCACCCGGGCCGCGATCCGCGCGGCGGTGCGCAAGCACTACTACGGCGACATCAGCGCCTTCGCCGACCTCGAGGCGGATCGCCCCCGCCCCCGCCGGGACCAGACCCAGCCCGACGGTCAGGTGGACGACGTGAACCGGAGCTTCTCCGGGCTCTCGGTCGCCACCCAGACCGCGCCGGCCGCCGACACCGGCTCCATCGCGCCCACCTCCGTCCGGCAGGCCGTGGACGCCGTGCAGTCGGCCTCCCTCACGACCGACAACGACTTCGTCGAGACCCTGAACGTGCTGGTCGGCCTCATCGAGATGCCGCGGGCCCGCTTCAAGGGCCACTCCGCCGCGGTCGCCAAGCTCGCCCTGCAGATCTGCCGCCGGATGAACCTCGGGCAGCGCGAGACCAACCACATCGTGATGGCGGCCTACCTCCACGACCTCGGCAAGAAGGAGGACCTCCACCTCACCCTGCCGGGCATCTCCGAGCTCGACCTCTTCCGCAAGGAGGCGAAGCGCTACTACCGCACGCCCCTGCGCCTGATGGAGGCCGTGCGCCTGCCCAACCCGGTGAACACCATCCTGGGTCAGCTCTACGAGGCCTGGGATGGCAGCGGCGTGCCGGAGGGCACCGCCGGCGCCTCCATCACCCTCGGCGCCCGGATCATCGCCGCGGTCGACGCCTACGAGGACTTCATCCGGGTGCCCCGGGAGGGAGAGAGCGAGCCCCTCGATCGCGACGCGGCCCTGCGCGAGGTGCAGGCGTACGCGGGCACCGTCCTCGACCCCCAGGTGGTCGAGCTGCTGCGCGAGACCCTCACCGGTGACCTGATGCGCCGGCGCCTCCTGGCCCAGGGGCAGCACATCCTCATCGTCGATCCCGATCCGGAGAACGCCTCCCTCCTCGAGCTGAAGCTCTCCCAGCGCGGCTACGTGGTCTCCCTCGCCCGGGACTACGACACGGCGATGGAGATCGCCGAGGACGGCACCGATCTGGTCATCGCCGAGGCGAACCTCCCCGACCGGGACGGCTTCACCCTCCTCGAGACCTTGCGGGAGAAGCCCTGGGGCCGCTCCATCCCCTTCGTCTTCCTCACCGCCGAGGACAACCCGACCGCGGTGGAGAAGGGGCTGCGCCTGGGGGCCGCCGACTACGTCGTGAAGCCCTACGCGGTGGTGGTCTTCCTGGCCAAGATCAAGCGGATCCTCGAGGCCTACGGCGAGTCCGAGGCCCGCAACAAGTCCATCCGGGGCACCCTCGACGAGATCAAGCTCGAGGACATCGTCTCGATCCTCGGGGACGCCGGCCGCTCGGGTCAGATCCACGTCGAAGGCAAGAACCGCTCCGGTGAGATCTTCCTCGACCGCGGCCGGGTGGTGAACGCCGTCTTCGAGAGCATCCGGGGCGAGGAGGCCTTCACCGGCATCCTCACCATTCGCAGGGGCCGCTTCACCTTCAATCCCCAGGTCGAGGTCCTCGACCGGGCGATGGACGAGGCGGCCGAGGAGATCCTCGGGCGCGCCAAGGAGCGCCTCGCCCGGGGCTCGAAGGGCTAG
- a CDS encoding HD domain-containing protein, which yields MAEPNTPIETAPETPEQPELAAEATEAKAEVEAPEAAVAPVAAEAVAPVAAEAEAEAEAEAEARGEETEEPKEVEGVKRRRPKGTPVAEIKSGMAVKGIYVLRHFDLPLDRQGKPFLVGALADATGRIEARMWGVDPEALDGITSGAVVRVEGQSATFQSRLQVRIDKLEPVDPAEAGVDAIELVGEPERSPDEMLAAVRELVDSLDHPQLKALLERAYNDPSIVAGLRGAPAALSVHHAWRGGLLEHTLATAQLTEAFCALYPQVDRDVAVTGALLHDLGKLEEFDWAGPLTYTDAGRLMGHLVLGANRVRSLIAELPDFPESLCDQLMHILVSHHGAPEHGAAKPPMTLEALVVHFADLADARISSWSELLENAGQSGWTDYSRFYDRPLFRPEGSGGKKRRKRRTSRRRKGEGSPGAPAAREGEGRRGASETDGSSAGRRPARRRPERPERSERSDRGGRSGERSGERSDRGRPAGGRGPRSGRPERGERDARPRSGRERDRGPGRGPREEKPASLTFNPFAALARENEKAEAAPPATEAPPSKSDTGNGAGSGGTEES from the coding sequence ATGGCCGAGCCCAACACCCCCATCGAGACCGCCCCCGAGACCCCCGAGCAGCCCGAGCTCGCCGCCGAGGCCACCGAGGCCAAGGCTGAAGTGGAGGCGCCCGAGGCCGCCGTGGCCCCCGTGGCCGCCGAGGCCGTGGCCCCCGTGGCCGCCGAGGCCGAGGCTGAGGCTGAGGCTGAAGCTGAGGCTCGGGGGGAGGAGACGGAGGAGCCGAAGGAGGTCGAGGGCGTGAAGCGCCGGCGGCCCAAGGGCACGCCGGTGGCCGAGATCAAGAGCGGGATGGCGGTGAAGGGCATCTATGTCCTGCGCCACTTCGACCTCCCTCTGGACCGGCAGGGCAAGCCCTTCCTGGTCGGCGCCCTCGCCGACGCCACCGGCCGAATCGAGGCGCGGATGTGGGGCGTCGATCCCGAGGCCCTCGACGGCATCACCTCCGGCGCGGTCGTCCGCGTCGAGGGGCAGTCGGCGACCTTCCAGAGCCGGCTCCAGGTGCGCATCGACAAGCTCGAGCCGGTCGATCCCGCCGAGGCCGGCGTGGACGCCATCGAGCTGGTGGGCGAGCCCGAGCGCTCCCCCGACGAGATGCTCGCGGCGGTGAGGGAGCTGGTGGACAGCCTCGATCACCCCCAGCTCAAGGCCCTGCTGGAGCGCGCCTACAACGACCCGTCCATCGTCGCGGGCCTGCGCGGCGCGCCGGCGGCCCTCTCGGTCCACCACGCCTGGCGCGGCGGGCTGCTCGAGCACACCCTCGCCACCGCCCAGCTCACCGAGGCCTTCTGCGCGCTCTACCCGCAGGTCGACCGGGACGTGGCCGTCACCGGCGCCCTCCTCCACGATCTCGGCAAGCTGGAGGAGTTCGACTGGGCCGGCCCCCTCACCTACACCGACGCCGGCCGCCTGATGGGCCACCTGGTGCTCGGCGCCAACCGCGTGCGCTCCCTCATCGCCGAGCTGCCGGACTTCCCGGAGAGCCTCTGCGACCAGCTGATGCACATCCTCGTCTCCCACCATGGGGCCCCCGAGCACGGCGCGGCGAAGCCGCCGATGACCCTCGAGGCCCTGGTGGTCCACTTCGCCGACCTGGCGGACGCCCGGATCTCGTCCTGGTCCGAGCTGCTGGAGAACGCCGGCCAGAGCGGCTGGACCGACTACAGCCGCTTCTACGACCGGCCGCTCTTCCGCCCGGAGGGCAGCGGAGGCAAGAAGCGCCGGAAGCGCCGCACCAGCCGCCGCCGCAAGGGCGAGGGCAGCCCCGGCGCCCCCGCCGCCCGCGAGGGTGAGGGGCGGCGTGGCGCGAGCGAGACCGACGGATCCTCCGCCGGACGCCGCCCCGCGCGCCGCCGTCCCGAGCGCCCCGAGCGCTCCGAGCGCTCCGACCGAGGCGGCCGCTCCGGCGAGCGCTCCGGCGAGCGCTCCGACCGAGGCCGCCCCGCCGGCGGGCGGGGACCGCGCAGCGGACGCCCCGAGCGGGGCGAGCGCGACGCCCGTCCCCGGAGCGGACGCGAGCGGGACCGCGGTCCCGGCCGGGGCCCCAGGGAGGAGAAGCCCGCCTCGCTGACCTTCAACCCCTTCGCCGCGCTGGCCAGGGAGAACGAGAAGGCCGAGGCCGCCCCGCCGGCCACCGAGGCGCCGCCCTCGAAGAGCGACACCGGCAATGGCGCCGGCTCGGGGGGCACGGAGGAGAGCTGA